A segment of the Streptomyces sp. Tu 2975 genome:
CTGAGTCGTCTTCCGCGGGCGGCTCCCGCTCAGCCCGTGACAACCCTCACTTCACCGATGCCGAGCGCCTTCACCGGCTCCTCGATCTGCGACGCGTCGCCGACGAGCACCGTCACCAGCCGGTCGACCGGGAAGGCGTTGACGACCGCCGCGGTCGCCTCCACCGTGCCCGTCTCGGCCAGCCGGACGTACATCTGTGCCTGGTAGTCGTCCGGGAGGTGCTGCTCGACCTGGTCGGCCAGCGTGGCCGCGACGGACGCCGCCGTCTCGTACTTCAGGGGGGCCACCCCCACCAGGTTCTGCACGGCGACGTCCCGCTCGGCGTCCGTGAGTCCCTCGGCGGCGAGCGTACGGAGCACCTTCCACAGGTCCTCGAGTGCCGGACCGGTGTTGGGCGTGTCCACGGAGCCGCTGATGGCGAGCATCGAGGCGCCGGAGCCGTCCGGGGCGGAGCGCAGCACCTGCCCGAAGGCGCGCACACCGTAGGTGTAGCCCTTCTCCTCGCGCAGCACCCGGTCGAGGCGTGAGGTCAGCGTGCCGCCGAGGCAGTACGTGCCGAGCACCTGTGCGGGCCAGACACGGTCGTGGCGGTCTCCGCCGACGCGGCCGATGAGCAACTGCGTCTGCACGGCACCGGGGCGGTCGACGATGACCACGCGGCCGGTGTCGTCGGCCGTGATCGCGGGCACCGGACGCGGGTCCGCCTTGTCGCCCGTCCACGCCCCCAGCGTGTCGCCGAGGACGGCGTCCAGGTCGATGTCCGTGAGATCGCCGACGATCACCGCGGTGGCGGTGGCGGGCCGTACATGCGCCTCGTAGAAGGCGCGTACGGCGGCCGCGTCGATACGCGCGACCGTCTCCTCCGTCCCCTGGCGTGGCCGGGAGACGCGCAGCGAGGCCGGGAAGAGCTCCTTGGAGAGCTGCTTGGCGGCCCGGCGGCCCGGGTTCGCCGTCTCGTGCGGGATCTCGTCGAGGCGGTTGCGGACCAGCCGCTCGACCTCGCCGGCCTCGAAGGCGGGTGCGATCAGCGCCTCGGAGAGCAGTCCGAGCGCCTTGTGCAGCCGGGAGACCGGCACCTCGAGGGAGACCCGGACACCGGGGTGGTCGGCGTGCGCGTCCAAGGTGGCGCCGCAACGCTCCAGTTCTGCGGCGAACTCCTCCGCGGAGTGCTTGTCGGTGCCCTCCGACAGGGCGCGCGCCATGATCGTGGCGACACCGTCGAGGCCCTCCGGCTCGGCGTCCAGCGGGGCGTCGAGCGAGATCTCGACGGCCATCACCTGCTGGCCGGGACGGTGGCAGCGCAGCACCGTCAGTCCGTTGTCCAGCGTGCCGCGGTCGGGGGCCGGGAAGGCCCAGGGCCGGGCGGTGCCCGGGGTCGGCTGCGGGTGGAAGTCCATGGTCACGGCAGCATCGCTCACTGGTCCGTCCCCTCCTGCTCGTGTCCGTCGGCCGCTTCGGTCTCTTCTTCGGCGACCGGTTCGTAGACCAGCACCGCCCTGTTCTCCGGGTGCAGCCGGGCCTTGGCGACCGCCTGCACCTCCTCCGCGGTGACGTCGAGCACCCGCTGGACGGCGGTGAGCGCCAGCTGCGGATCGCCGAACAGCACGGCGTAGCGGCAGAGTTCGTCGGCGCGGCCCGCGACCGTGCCCAGGCGGTCCAGCCACTCGCGCTCCAGCTGGGCCTGGGCGCGCTCCATCTCGCCCGGCGTCGGGCCCTCGGCCGCGAACCGGGCCAGTTCCTCGTCGACGGCCGCCTCGATCTGCGGCACGTCGACACCGCCGGACGTCTTCACGTCAAGCCAGCCCATCGACGGGGCGCCCGCCAGCCGCAGCAGGCCGAACCCGGCCGCGACGGCCGTCCGGTCGCGGCGCACCAGGCGGTTGTGCAGCCGGGACGACTCGCCGCCGCCGAGGACGGTCAGCGCCAGGTCGGCGGCGTCGCACTCGCGGGTGCCGTCGTGCGGGAGGCGGTACGCGGCCATCAGGGCGCGGGCGGGGACCTCCTCGACGATCTCCTCACGCAGCTGCGCGCCGATGTTCTCCGGGAGGGTGCCGTCACGCGGCGGCTGCTTGCCGCTGTGGGAGGGGATGGACCCGAAGTACTTCTCGATCCACGCCAGCGTCTGCTGCGGATCGATGTCGCCGACGACCGACAGCACGGCGTTGTTGGGAGCGTAGTAGGTACGGAAGAAGGCGCGGGCGTCCTCGAGGGTCGCCGCGTCCAGGTCGGCCATCGAACCGATCGGGGTGTGGTGGTAGGGGTGGCCCTCCGGGTAGGCGAGGGCGGTCAGCCTCTCGAAGGCCGTGCCGTAAGGCACGTTGTCGTACCGCTGGCGGCGTTCGTTCTTGACGACGTCGCGCTGGTTCTCCATCGACTCGTCGTCGAGGGCCGACAGCAGCGAGCCCATGCGGTCGGCCTCGAGCCAGAGCGCGAGCTCCAGCTGGTGCGTCGGCATCGTCTCGAAGTAGTTGGTCCGCTCGAAGCTGGTGGTGCCGTTCAGCGAGCCGCCGGCCCCCTGGACGAGCTCGAAGTGGCCGTTCCCCTTCACCTGTGCCGAGCCCTGGAACATCAAGTGCTCGAAGAGGTGGGCGAGTCCCGTACGGCCCTTGACTTCGTGGCGGGAACCGACGTCGTACCAGAGGCAGACCGCGGCGACCGGGGTCAGGTGGTCCTCGGAGAGCACCACGCGCAGGCCGTTGGCCAGGCGGTGCTCGGTCGCTGTCAGGCCGCCGGAACCGGCCGGCGCTGTGGCCGTGTGACCCATGGGCATGTACGTCCCTTCGATCGCGAAAACTTGGAGGTGCTGCCAGACCTGCCACTGTATGCAAGCGTGCTGACACCTGGCGAAGTTCCCGGGCCGCGATCTGCGCCGTTCCACCCGCGGGGCGGGGTCGAACATGGGTCGCGGTCGGTGTTGTCAGCGGGACGGTCCACAATGGTCGGCGTCAGATGCCCACCTGGTACGTGAAGGAGCAGCAGCCGCGATGGCCCGCCGCAGCACGAAGACCCCACCGCCGGACGACTTCGAGGAGCGCATCCTCGACATCGACGTGGTGGACGAAATGCAGGGCTCCTTCCTCGAGTACGCGTACTCGGTGATCTACTCCCGGGCCCTTCCGGACGCACGCGACGGCATGAAGCCGGTGCACCGCCGCATCGTCTACCAGATGAACGAGATGGGCCTGCGCCCCGACCGCGGCTATGTGAAGTGCGCGCGCGTCGTCGGCGAAGTCATGGGCAAACTGCACCCGCACGGCGACGCCTCGATCTACGACGCCCTCGTGCGCATGGCGCAGCCGTTCTCGATGCGCCTGCCGCTGGTCGACGGCCACGGCAACTTCGGCTCCCTGGGCAACGACGACCCGCCGGCCGCCATGCGGTACACCGAGTGCCGGATGGCCGACGCCACCAGCCTGATGACGGAGTCGATCGACGAGGACACGGTCGACTTCCAGTCCAACTACGACGGCCAGGAACGCGAGCCTGTCGCCCTGCCCGCCGCCTACCCGAACCTCCTGGTGAACGGCGCGTCCGGCATCGCGGTCGGCATGGCGACCAACATGCCCCCGCACAACCTGGGCGAGGTCATCGCGGCGGCGCGCCACCTCATCAGGCACCCG
Coding sequences within it:
- a CDS encoding pitrilysin family protein, yielding MSDAAVTMDFHPQPTPGTARPWAFPAPDRGTLDNGLTVLRCHRPGQQVMAVEISLDAPLDAEPEGLDGVATIMARALSEGTDKHSAEEFAAELERCGATLDAHADHPGVRVSLEVPVSRLHKALGLLSEALIAPAFEAGEVERLVRNRLDEIPHETANPGRRAAKQLSKELFPASLRVSRPRQGTEETVARIDAAAVRAFYEAHVRPATATAVIVGDLTDIDLDAVLGDTLGAWTGDKADPRPVPAITADDTGRVVIVDRPGAVQTQLLIGRVGGDRHDRVWPAQVLGTYCLGGTLTSRLDRVLREEKGYTYGVRAFGQVLRSAPDGSGASMLAISGSVDTPNTGPALEDLWKVLRTLAAEGLTDAERDVAVQNLVGVAPLKYETAASVAATLADQVEQHLPDDYQAQMYVRLAETGTVEATAAVVNAFPVDRLVTVLVGDASQIEEPVKALGIGEVRVVTG
- a CDS encoding pitrilysin family protein, coding for MPMGHTATAPAGSGGLTATEHRLANGLRVVLSEDHLTPVAAVCLWYDVGSRHEVKGRTGLAHLFEHLMFQGSAQVKGNGHFELVQGAGGSLNGTTSFERTNYFETMPTHQLELALWLEADRMGSLLSALDDESMENQRDVVKNERRQRYDNVPYGTAFERLTALAYPEGHPYHHTPIGSMADLDAATLEDARAFFRTYYAPNNAVLSVVGDIDPQQTLAWIEKYFGSIPSHSGKQPPRDGTLPENIGAQLREEIVEEVPARALMAAYRLPHDGTRECDAADLALTVLGGGESSRLHNRLVRRDRTAVAAGFGLLRLAGAPSMGWLDVKTSGGVDVPQIEAAVDEELARFAAEGPTPGEMERAQAQLEREWLDRLGTVAGRADELCRYAVLFGDPQLALTAVQRVLDVTAEEVQAVAKARLHPENRAVLVYEPVAEEETEAADGHEQEGTDQ